Proteins encoded in a region of the Suncus etruscus isolate mSunEtr1 chromosome 1, mSunEtr1.pri.cur, whole genome shotgun sequence genome:
- the PEX12 gene encoding peroxisome assembly protein 12: protein MAEHGAHITAAAVLDDQPSIFEVVAQDSLMTAVRPALQHVVKVLAESNPARYGFLWKWFDEIFALLDFLLQQHYLSKTSASFSENFYGLKRIVMGDTHRLQRLASAGLPNKQLWKSIILLVLLPYLKVKLEKLVSSLREEDEYSIHPPSSRWKQFYRAFLAAYPFVNLAWEGWFLVQQLRYILGKSQHHSPLLSLAGVRLGRLTIQDIQALERKAAEAHTMQQPARSVREKVTSALKKAVGGVAVSLSSGLSMGVFFLQFLEWWYSSENQETIKSLTALPTPPPPVHLDYNSDSPLLPKSKTVCPLCRKTRVNDTVLATSGYVFCYRCVFNYVRSHQTCPITGYPTEIQHLIKLYSPEN from the exons ATGGCCGAGCACGGGGCCCACATCACGGCGGCCGCTGTGCTGGACGACCAGCCCTCCATATTCGAGGTGGTAGCACAGGACAGTCTGATGACAGCGGTGAGACCTGCTCTTCAGCATGTGGTGAAG gtTCTGGCAGAATCAAATCCTGCCCGTTATGGTTTCCTTTGGAAGTGGTTTGATGAAATCTTTGCCCTGTTAGATTTTTTGCTCCAACAACATTATCTGTCTAAAACCAGTGcctcattttcagaaaatttttatgGCTTAAAGCGGATTGTAATGGGAGACACACACAGGCTCCAGAGACTGGCCAGTGCTGGTCTCCCAAATAAGCAACTTTGGAAGTCAATTATATTACTGGTTCTTCTTCCATACCTGAAAGTGAAGCTGGAGAAGCTGGTTTCTAGCTTGAGAGAAGAGGATGAATATTCAATCCACCCCCCTTCTTCCCGATGGAAACAATTTTATAGAGCCTTCCTGGCAGCTTATCCATTTGTTAACCTGGCCTGGGAAGGCTGGTTTCTTGTACAGCAACTTCGCTATATCTTAGGAAAGTCTCAGCATCACTCTCCTCTGCTGAGTCTAGCTGGAGTACGGCTTGGCCGGCTTACAATTCAGGATATACAAGCTCTGGAACGCAAAGCAGCAGAAGCCCACACAATGCAACAACCAGCCAGGAG TGTTAGAGAGAAAGTAACTTCTGCTCTGAAGAAAGCTGTGGGGGGTGTTGCCGTATCCCTGTCATCAGGCCTGTCTATGGGTGTGTTCTTCCTGCAGTTCCTTGAGTGGTGGTACTCCTCTGAAAACCAAGAGACCATCAAGTCGCTGACTGCTCTGCCTACACCCCCACCACCTGTACATTTAGACTACAATTCTGATTCTCCCCTGTTACCCAAGTCAAAGACTGTCTGCCCACTGTGTCGTAAGACCAGGGTAAACGACACAGTTCTGGCCACTTCTGGTTATGTGTTTTGTTACCGCTGTGTATTTAATTATGTGAGGAGTCACCAAACTTGTCCCATTACAGGTTATCCAACAGAAATACAACATCTGATTAAGCTGTACTCTCCTGAAAACTGA